A genomic stretch from Corynebacterium terpenotabidum Y-11 includes:
- a CDS encoding fluoride efflux transporter FluC — protein sequence MNSGRPVHLQVRFLSVVVLGGMVGVAAREGLILATPETEVPWVIFGINVVGAFILGFLLDALARTGPDTGVRRMVRLGCGTGILGGFTTYSALATDTARLTSEGSAWGVGYAVLSLVVGLVAALVGMRVATSIRPGRGDVEVEA from the coding sequence ATGAATTCCGGTCGTCCGGTACATCTGCAGGTCCGGTTCCTGAGTGTGGTGGTGCTCGGTGGCATGGTCGGTGTCGCGGCACGTGAGGGGCTCATCCTTGCGACGCCGGAGACCGAGGTTCCGTGGGTGATCTTCGGGATCAACGTGGTCGGCGCGTTCATCCTCGGGTTCCTGCTGGACGCGTTGGCCCGCACCGGGCCGGACACTGGGGTGCGCCGGATGGTGCGCCTGGGCTGCGGCACCGGGATCCTCGGTGGGTTCACCACCTATTCGGCGTTGGCGACGGACACCGCGAGGTTGACGTCGGAGGGATCGGCCTGGGGTGTGGGCTATGCGGTGCTGTCCCTGGTGGTCGGCCTGGTTGCGGCGCTGGTGGGGATGCGGGTGGCGACCTCGATACGGCCCGGGCGTGGTGACGTGGAGGTGGAGGCATGA
- a CDS encoding fluoride efflux transporter FluC: MTPLLFLGLCLAGGVGAGSRFVLDGVIKSRLAGGGAAGLPWATFVINATGSLLLGLLTGLVTAGALPGDWQPVIGTGFLGGYTTFSTAMVETANLVRQGRTGAAWGNGVGVLVVTVLLAGLGLWVGTELAG, from the coding sequence ATGACGCCGCTGCTGTTCCTCGGACTGTGCCTCGCCGGTGGCGTCGGTGCGGGCAGTCGCTTCGTGCTCGACGGGGTGATCAAGTCCCGTCTCGCCGGTGGCGGTGCCGCCGGACTGCCGTGGGCGACCTTTGTCATCAATGCCACCGGTTCGCTGTTGCTCGGCCTGCTCACCGGCCTGGTGACCGCAGGTGCTCTGCCGGGGGACTGGCAGCCGGTCATCGGTACCGGCTTCCTCGGTGGGTACACCACGTTCTCCACGGCGATGGTGGAGACGGCGAATCTCGTGCGTCAGGGGAGGACCGGTGCGGCGTGGGGCAACGGGGTCGGAGTGCTGGTGGTGACGGTACTGCTCGCCGGACTCGGTCTCTGGGTGGGGACGGAACTGGCTGGCTGA